The Malus sylvestris chromosome 14, drMalSylv7.2, whole genome shotgun sequence genome segment ATTCCGCGGGGGCAGCGAGAGGCTCGTCGGTCCAGATGGGAGACATGACGGAGGAGCAGCTGAGAGAGTACGACGGGTCCGACCCCAATAAGCCGCTGCTTATGGCTATCAGAGCTCAGATATACGACGTCTCTTCCTCCAGGTACTTTCCCTgcttctctttccttccttcatTTTGCACttaattgaaatttataaaaacaaacCGGGACCTTTTGGTCTTTCACGCCAATTCCGTTAGaattttcgtcaaaaataaGGACAGTAACTTGCCATTTAACAGTACATATATAAATTGAAAACGAAATAGTTACCAAGCGGTCAAATTTTGTAACTTACACTTGGTTTTTAGGCATGTGATGACACACACTTAATTTTGACGGAAATTCTTATTATCGTCAATAAATAAAgttaataaaaactgaaaactaaatgGTTATTAAACCGGTTTTTAGTAAATCTTATAACTGCACATGTTTTTTTAATCATGTGACAGCTTGTGCTTAATTTGACGGAAATTCGTATTAACGTCAACGACCAAAGCTACACACTTGGTCAAAAGGAAATTGATTTTCGCACTTCGCCAATTTCCTCAGCATGAAGATAAAAGAGAGTGCAAAAATCACTTCCTTTGTCGAATTCGAACAAATTTTACGGATTTTTAATCCGAGTATCCAAATTTTATGGAGATATTGTTATTATTTATCCTCTAATAGCTTGTTCAGATTTTAGAAAAGCGAACACAAATTGGCAATTTCAGTGCAAATGAAGATCATAATTTGAAGCAAATTACAACATGCAATGCAGGAACTTTTACGGACCAGGAGGAGCGTACGCCATGTTTGCTGGAAGGGAAGCAAGCAGAGCGCTGGCTCTTCTGTCCTTTAAACCCCAAGACATAAACGGCAATCTCGAAGGTCTGGGGCCTGATGAACTTGGCATACTACAGGATTGGGAAGATAAATTCATCGAAAAATATGACAAGGTCGGGCAGCTTGTAGCAGAGCAAACAACTACAAATGCCGATGAGAAAACTGAGGTCGCTGCCGATGACGCTCAACCGCAAGCAGTTGGACAAGCAGAATAGAGGAGAGGAAAGAATAATCTGTCAAGATATTGCACGCGCTCGGGCTAGGGTTTCCTTCTAGCCGAGCGCAAATATGTATCTCATTTCCGTATTTTGTATAAACACAAGAAATGATAACAGTATATGGTAAGGTAATATAGACCTTGTCTCCTGAATCAGTGTCCCTTCGGCTCCTGCTGCCTTGATCCTTGCATATTCATCCTTCTCGGGTTGGCTGGGAAAgtaacaagaaagaaaaaggacgACTAGGActaaggagaaagaaaaaggacGATTGGACAAGCAGAATacaggagaggagaggagagcaTAGTCTGTCAAGATACTGCACGTGATCGGGCTAGGGTTTCCTTCTAGCCGAGCACAAATATgcaaggaaaactaatgaaaatgacttgaaaactttgagttttaatgaaaatgacaaaaatgtgttgtaagtgaatagtaccaggaatttttcgttaaagtttcctgtGTATCCCATTCCCATCTTTTGTACAAGCACAAGAAATGATAACAGTACATGGTAAGTAAAAACCTTGTCTCCTGAATCAGTGTCCATTCGACTCCTGCTGCCTCGATCCTTACATATTCATCCTTCTCGGGTTGGCTGGGAAgataataagaaagaaaaaggacgATTagaactaaacttaaaaacactaaccTTGAGAATGCATCAAATCAGATCTACTGGATACCTGTGACATCAGTGACTCTTGTACCCCAAGAAACCAAGAGTGCAAGGCCGCCGGCGGCAAAATTGGCATCACTTGTCCACCAATCCTCATACAATTGTAATAACATAACAAGCTAATTACACCAGTACAGCCAAATAAAAGATTGGTATAAACTAAAGATGAACGGAAATAAATTCAACACCGAAGAGTAAAAATGAAAATCGAAGGAAACAATATATCAAACATCGATAGATTATGCAACTACCTTAAAGTGACATACTTGATCTTCAGAAACTAACAAGAACTTTGCTTTTATTTGTGCTTGTACAAGAGCACTTTGGTTTATGCGTACAATGATACCTCAGGAAAATTTTCTATATATGATACATAACCCGAATACATAACTGAAGTGTTCCGATTATTGTAATGTATCTTCTATCGACACGAACAAAGTACATTATCGcggagaagaacaaaaaaataacgAATCAAGCATAGATATATCATACAAATACTTTGAATGAGACATACTCTGGCCTCAAAAACTAATCAGAACTCTGATTTTATCTGCACGTAATTGTGGTGATTTCAGCAAACGGCTCCTACGGCTTCTCTGTACGTGCTTTGGCTTTTCGAACGGATTTCATGGCTtcttcaaatgatttctgaATGCAAATGAAAAGCATGTCAGTGACACAATGTTGGAATGATTCGTTCGACGATTTTAGGCTCAATTTCTATAGACATACAATCGACGGATACCGACAGCATTATATAAACGAAAATTAGAGAAAGCTTGAATTGAGAAAACGAAAGACCAGGGCGAAAGAGGAACAAGAAGAAGCAACGTACCTCATGATTATGCATCTTCCATAAGGCATCCCAGCCCAAATTAACAACTGCTATACCACCTAAGCAAGCCCTGCATAAAATTTATCTTCCAATGAAGCATTTCCAAAGAGAAATTTACCCAACATAGTACACTGATTAACCAAATGCCGAATTGGGCACGGTTCAATATAATTCCATGTTCATCTCATCGGGCAAATGTATGGGTTTTTATTAacgaaaactaattaaaatgatttgaaaactttgagttttaatgataagaacaaaataaaggataaagtgaatagtaccaagattgacattttagtgtaaaaatatggtttttcgttaaagtgaaccgTACCagaactttttgttaaagttcttttttttatagCATAGAATATTACAAATAAGTTCTGCCTGTACAATCTTATGCTACCGATCTTAAACCGAATTACAAAAAAAGGAGACAGTTAGGTAGTGCACAACCATCACTCTTTTCACATTCGTTATATTTGTTTCAAATGAACTTGATatatacttttaaaataactgaaaatacttttagtaaaaatatttttgaaatcaatttttagttaaaatgcaagtaaattttgaaaaaacattTAAATACTTTCGGTAAGAAGCACATAATTGATGCTTTTAGAACTCAAAAACATTTTATCTACaaagttttcaatcattttaattcAATAGAAAAACTGTAAAAATCAGCCGCGGAAATTTACAGACAAGtgaataggaaaaaaaattacccTACCCTGCGACGGAGACATTGAGAAGGAAAGCGCGCGTGGTGACATATCGGAGAAAATTCTCAAAGGCGGAGGAAGCTCCACTGGCGGCTCCGGAGCCACCGCCTCTTCTGTAACTATTACCACCACTATATCCGTAACCGTAATTGTAAGTGCGAGTGTAGGTATTGTAATTGTTGTGGGGGCGGTGAGAGCTCTGGAAATTGTATTCGGCGCGCTTGCGATCGTCGATGAGGACCTGGTAGGCCTCGGAGACCTGCTTGAATCGGACGGTGGCTCTGTCTCTCTCCGCCTTGGGGGATGCGGAGTGCTTGTCTGGGTGTAGCTTCACCGCCAGCTTCCTGAACGCTTCCTTGATTTCGGCTTTGCTCGCATTCCTCGCCAGCCCCAATACCTTGTAGTGATCCATGATTTCGTTTTTGATAATTTTTCTCGATCGATCAATTCGTTTTCTTTGTAATTAGGATTCGATTTTTTAAGTTGGGAATTGGGGATTGAGGAACTAGGGTTTATAAATTCGTTTCGTCTTGGTGAATGAAGGGTTGGGTTATTCAACGTCGTGGCATCGCCATAGCCGCTTCCTTTCTCTTCATGCTTCGCGGTTCGCAGTTCATTTTCAGGAGAAAATTCCCCTTTCCCCATTATACCCTCCCgaattttctctttattttattttttattttattttattttattttttaacaaaagatatcAAGTTTACTTTTAAGAGAATTAGACCTAAGAAATCTCGTATCTAcgtaaagaaggaaaaaaagaaggttattttgataaaagaaaaaagaaaaaaaaaagagaaaaaaaaaagaagggtttAATTACTCTAGTGCCCATAAAAGAATGCATGACAAATGATgattaaatacttttttttcttctttttatatattcatgtttttttgtgtttattgTTTCGTTTTCGTGAAAAGTGTGTTGTTTTCGGTTGACTTACTTGACGGTATATGTGAAAATGTGTCCAAACCTATCTTGAACATGAAGGCTATCTTTGTTACTAAGCATCTTAGATATTCGTGAATTGTGTCCGTTTATTGTACATTGTATGATCAATTTTATcaagtactgtttgtgtttaattttaaataaaatacttaaaataatttctaactgcACGATGTATAATAAATGAATATGATTGACGGATCCTCATGATCCTCACATAAAGGATCCGGGTTCCCACATTTAACCCTCCCACAAAGCTAACCCTCCAAACTTTTCAACCCTgcattatttttaattgaaaaaagagtaatgttataTTTACCACTTAATTGTATCTTTGGGTTCAATACTCactaaaaacgaatttgaatcacattattatgactAGTCTATCGTGAGGTTTTAGCCCACTCCCCAATACTCTTAGTTTAGATACcatcttttgttaaaaaaaaaaattgtatcatCTTTATAACACATGTGGATTCTATCTCTATTAGAAAGATGTTATAATTAATGATACAACTAGATAATAAAATTATTTCAACAAACACAACTATATGGTAATATCAAGTGACACTaaataataaggaaaactaataaaaatagtttgaaaactttaagttttaattgtAAGTAAATAGTACAAAAAATGAcgttttaaaagtaaaaatatcattttcgttaaaaataaacattgccgaaatattccgttaaaactccTTAAATAGTACGGCCGTATATCTAAATTTCAATCAAGAAAAAGGTTAGTTAAGTCAAAGCCCAAAAAGGTAATTTGAGCAACGGAATCAACTCCAGGTTCTCTTCCAATCGACTCGGACCCGGTTAGCTCCCATCATTTCCATTCTCTCAACCACCGAACAGAACAGGCGGATCGTCGGCGCTACTATTCCTTCCTCCACCACCGACTCAGCCGGCCCGGTAAGAATCTTATTTTCCGATTTCTACCcatttcttcattgttcttcgctctcaattttctttattatttattttcctaattcatatgtAATTATGTTGGGCATGGCATATAGCTTGATTTCTTATCTAAATCCTAGCTCTGAATCTCAAATTTTGTGTCCAAAATCCGAACTTTTGATTTGATGCTTTGTTTTGTGTTCGAATTCGTTGAATTTGTTACTCAAGAGTTTCAATCTTAGCATTTGTATGTGTTGAAGAATACAAGAATCCCACATCGAAAATTGACCAAATAAATTACAGTATGTAACGAATGCTTCCGCTCCTAATGATACCGGGGCTTTTTTTGT includes the following:
- the LOC126600142 gene encoding membrane steroid-binding protein 1-like — its product is MEGLYGAVMEEIGRYTGLSPAAFFTIAGMMVVVYRIVTGMFVGPEDYNKPPVAATIDTVDSDSKSNFVNKYFNSAGAARGSSVQMGDMTEEQLREYDGSDPNKPLLMAIRAQIYDVSSSRNFYGPGGAYAMFAGREASRALALLSFKPQDINGNLEGLGPDELGILQDWEDKFIEKYDKVGQLVAEQTTTNADEKTEVAADDAQPQAVGQAE
- the LOC126600144 gene encoding chaperone protein dnaJ 72-like encodes the protein MDHYKVLGLARNASKAEIKEAFRKLAVKLHPDKHSASPKAERDRATVRFKQVSEAYQVLIDDRKRAEYNFQSSHRPHNNYNTYTRTYNYGYGYSGGNSYRRGGGSGAASGASSAFENFLRYVTTRAFLLNVSVAGACLGGIAVVNLGWDALWKMHNHEKSFEEAMKSVRKAKARTEKP